From a single Staphylococcus epidermidis genomic region:
- a CDS encoding transcriptional regulator, SarA/Rot family, with product MQQQKIKRFLAHFVLDHVTIEYLKYGHQLTIEQLKLLIFILHFTENHKEDLSLNMIIFYKNYQKNQLLKSITHLYEFNWISKKRHPYDQRRLVITLTQNQCSKITQLIEELEHFLEVKSTLINEINHSTLLSYYLKCHSQFRVIEQSCTSQHLTLEELYLLGLLIISDNKTTFKSIKVHALKGIIAMGPIIKTLQSKGYLIKSRSRDDERYIVLTLRKEKVNVIQSEIEECYNKLEQGIQHV from the coding sequence CATTTTGTATTAGATCACGTCACAATAGAATATTTGAAATATGGCCACCAGTTGACAATTGAACAGCTTAAATTATTAATATTTATATTACATTTCACTGAAAATCATAAAGAAGATTTAAGTTTAAATATGATCATCTTTTACAAAAATTATCAAAAAAACCAATTGTTAAAAAGTATTACACATCTATATGAATTTAATTGGATTTCAAAAAAACGACATCCATACGACCAACGTAGACTAGTTATTACATTAACTCAAAATCAATGTAGTAAAATAACTCAATTAATTGAAGAATTAGAACACTTCTTAGAGGTGAAATCTACATTAATAAACGAAATTAATCATTCAACTTTATTATCGTATTATTTAAAGTGCCATAGTCAATTTAGAGTGATTGAACAATCTTGCACCTCTCAACATTTAACATTAGAAGAATTATACCTTCTTGGGTTACTTATCATTAGTGATAACAAGACTACATTTAAAAGCATAAAAGTACATGCTTTAAAGGGAATCATTGCAATGGGACCTATTATTAAGACCTTACAGTCAAAAGGTTATCTCATTAAAAGTCGGAGTAGAGATGATGAACGCTATATTGTATTAACACTTAGAAAAGAAAAAGTTAATGTGATTCAGTCAGAAATCGAGGAATGTTACAATAAATTAGAACAGGGAATACAGCATGTGTAA
- the ureE gene encoding urease accessory protein UreE: MIIEEIQGNIANLSQDEKQKHVEKVYLENSDLVKRIQRVKTDHGNEIGIRLKQPIDLQYGDILYQDDTNMIIVDVNSEDLLVIKPRNLKEMGDIAHQLGNRHLPAQFTETEMLIQYDYLVEDLLKELGIPYSHEDRKVNQAFRHIGHSHD; the protein is encoded by the coding sequence ATGATTATAGAAGAAATTCAAGGAAATATTGCTAATTTATCTCAAGATGAAAAGCAAAAACATGTCGAAAAAGTTTATCTTGAAAACTCAGATTTGGTTAAACGTATACAACGTGTTAAAACAGATCACGGTAATGAAATAGGGATACGTCTTAAACAACCTATTGACCTACAATATGGTGATATTTTATATCAAGACGATACAAACATGATTATTGTCGATGTTAATAGCGAAGACTTATTAGTTATTAAACCTAGAAATTTAAAGGAAATGGGAGACATTGCTCATCAACTAGGTAATCGCCATCTGCCTGCCCAATTTACAGAAACTGAAATGCTTATTCAATATGACTATCTTGTTGAAGATTTATTAAAAGAGTTGGGTATCCCCTACTCACATGAAGACAGAAAGGTCAATCAAGCATTTCGACATATAGGACATTCACATGATTGA
- the ureG gene encoding urease accessory protein UreG — protein MSNPIKIGIGGPVGAGKTQLIEKVVKRLAKKMSIGVITNDIYTKEDEKILVNTGVLPEDRIIGVETGGCPHTAIREDASMNFAAIDELLERNDDIELIFIESGGDNLAATFSPELVDFSIYIIDVAQGEKIPRKGGQGMIKSDFFIINKTDLAPYVGASLDQMAKDTEVFRGNHPFAFTNLKTDEGLEKVIEWIEHDVLLKGLT, from the coding sequence ATGTCAAACCCAATTAAAATTGGTATCGGGGGGCCTGTTGGTGCAGGTAAAACCCAATTAATAGAAAAAGTGGTTAAACGCCTTGCGAAAAAAATGAGTATTGGCGTTATTACTAATGATATCTATACTAAAGAAGATGAAAAAATACTAGTTAATACAGGTGTTTTACCAGAAGATAGAATTATCGGTGTGGAAACTGGAGGTTGTCCTCATACAGCTATTCGTGAAGACGCCTCAATGAACTTCGCAGCCATAGATGAATTATTAGAACGTAATGATGATATTGAACTTATTTTTATTGAATCAGGTGGCGATAACTTAGCGGCTACTTTTAGTCCAGAACTCGTTGACTTTTCAATTTATATCATTGATGTTGCTCAGGGCGAAAAGATTCCACGTAAAGGTGGACAAGGTATGATTAAATCTGATTTCTTCATTATTAATAAAACTGACCTTGCACCATATGTGGGTGCTTCATTAGATCAAATGGCTAAAGATACTGAAGTATTTCGTGGAAATCATCCATTCGCTTTTACAAATTTAAAAACTGATGAAGGTTTAGAAAAAGTTATTGAGTGGATTGAGCACGACGTCTTACTGAAAGGGTTAACTTAA
- a CDS encoding urease accessory protein UreD, translating to MAEQHWTGQLDLTVFNNGESSKARNIFFEKALKVLRPIYLEQSPVPTFYIVNVGGGYLDGDRYRVNVNLEDNAQVTLTSQGATKIYKTPNDHVEQYQTFNLSNQSYMEFVADPIIAYENAKFFQHNTFNLKEDSAIFYTDILTPGYSSNGQDFTYNYMHLTNEIYIDNQLVVFDNMMLSPDKSRLDGIGYMENYTHLGSAYFIHPDVNQSFIDDIYVAVADFQKQYDCRIGISQLPTHGLAVRILTKRTQIIEEILTRVQSYINQTIYHRQINFLRKY from the coding sequence ATGGCTGAGCAACATTGGACCGGTCAATTAGATTTAACAGTTTTCAATAATGGTGAAAGTTCGAAAGCACGAAATATATTTTTTGAAAAGGCGCTCAAAGTATTACGACCTATATATTTAGAACAATCTCCTGTGCCAACTTTCTATATTGTCAATGTGGGTGGAGGTTATCTAGATGGAGATAGATACCGTGTCAATGTCAACTTAGAAGATAATGCACAAGTGACGCTTACTTCTCAAGGTGCAACTAAAATATATAAAACGCCTAATGACCATGTAGAACAGTATCAAACGTTTAATTTATCAAATCAATCGTATATGGAATTTGTAGCAGATCCTATTATTGCCTATGAAAACGCTAAATTTTTCCAACATAATACGTTTAATCTTAAAGAAGATAGTGCTATATTTTACACAGATATATTGACTCCCGGCTATTCATCTAATGGCCAAGATTTCACGTATAATTATATGCATCTTACTAATGAAATTTACATTGACAATCAATTAGTTGTTTTCGATAACATGATGTTAAGTCCTGATAAAAGCCGACTTGACGGTATTGGGTATATGGAAAATTATACACACTTAGGATCAGCTTATTTTATTCATCCAGATGTAAACCAAAGTTTCATAGACGATATTTACGTGGCGGTTGCTGATTTTCAAAAACAATACGACTGTAGAATAGGTATCTCACAATTACCTACTCATGGATTGGCCGTTCGTATTTTGACTAAAAGAACTCAAATAATAGAAGAAATTTTGACTCGTGTTCAATCATATATCAATCAAACGATTTATCATCGACAAATTAACTTCTTAAGAAAATATTAA
- a CDS encoding SarA family transcriptional regulator, with protein sequence MGKIKDINDLVNATFQVKKFFRDTKKQYNLNYEEIYILNHILKSESNEISSKEIATCSEFKPYYLTKALQKLKDLNLLSKKRSVHDERTVIVFVSDEQREKIEKLILELENYIK encoded by the coding sequence ATGGGAAAAATTAAAGACATCAATGATTTGGTTAATGCGACATTTCAAGTAAAAAAATTTTTTAGAGATACTAAAAAGCAATATAATTTAAATTATGAAGAAATTTATATTCTTAATCACATTTTGAAAAGTGAATCTAACGAAATATCTTCAAAAGAAATTGCTACATGTTCAGAGTTTAAACCGTATTATTTAACTAAAGCATTACAAAAATTAAAAGATTTAAATTTACTATCTAAAAAGAGAAGCGTGCATGATGAAAGAACAGTAATTGTATTTGTATCAGATGAACAACGAGAAAAAATAGAAAAATTGATTTTAGAATTAGAAAACTATATCAAATAA
- a CDS encoding urease accessory protein UreF codes for MIDHQHLRLFQFCDSQFPTGAFSHSFGLETYIQRETVHDTETFIKWLHLFINEQLTYSDGIAMRIVYHALINNDKDKILDINQKLFVQNLPKETRIGAKQMGTRMVKLALDLYDSEWIQWYYNQMKNNKIKLHPAVCFTMLGHFLGVDVESIIDYYLYQNISSLTQNAVRAIPLGQTAGQQVVTEMIAHIEKTRHHILELDEIDFGMTAPGLELNQMEHENVHVRIFIS; via the coding sequence ATGATTGATCACCAACATTTAAGACTTTTTCAGTTCTGTGATTCTCAGTTTCCTACAGGTGCATTTAGTCATTCTTTTGGACTTGAAACATATATTCAACGAGAAACTGTACATGATACTGAGACATTTATTAAATGGTTACATTTGTTTATAAACGAACAATTAACTTATTCAGATGGGATAGCTATGAGAATTGTCTACCACGCATTAATTAACAATGACAAAGATAAAATTTTAGATATTAACCAAAAACTCTTCGTACAAAATCTACCTAAAGAAACGCGTATTGGCGCTAAGCAAATGGGTACACGCATGGTAAAATTAGCTTTAGATCTTTATGATAGTGAATGGATTCAATGGTATTATAATCAAATGAAAAACAATAAAATTAAGCTTCATCCTGCTGTGTGCTTTACTATGCTAGGACATTTTTTAGGTGTAGATGTGGAATCCATCATTGATTATTATTTATATCAAAATATCTCTAGCCTTACCCAAAATGCAGTAAGAGCGATTCCTTTAGGACAAACAGCTGGACAGCAAGTCGTAACTGAAATGATAGCCCATATTGAGAAGACACGACATCACATACTAGAATTGGACGAAATCGATTTTGGTATGACTGCTCCCGGCTTGGAACTTAATCAAATGGAACATGAAAATGTTCATGTTCGAATCTTTATTTCATAG
- a CDS encoding PH domain-containing protein, which translates to MILDNVNPDDLFPTEKKGPSVLGMIEYNVQGQTKFEGAFIATNERLIMNVDMNGQFYYRNIRYDEINQIHCDGSDIIFEFNIGTVPMREIKTEDVQAFVDYIKQQIQ; encoded by the coding sequence ATGATTTTAGACAATGTGAATCCTGATGATTTATTTCCTACCGAGAAAAAAGGGCCTTCTGTATTAGGTATGATTGAGTATAACGTGCAGGGTCAGACTAAATTTGAAGGTGCCTTCATAGCTACAAATGAACGGTTAATTATGAATGTTGATATGAATGGACAATTTTATTATCGTAATATACGTTATGATGAAATTAATCAAATTCATTGTGATGGTTCAGATATTATATTTGAGTTCAATATTGGAACAGTTCCAATGCGTGAAATTAAGACAGAAGATGTACAAGCTTTTGTTGATTATATAAAACAACAAATTCAATAA